TGAAAACAAGTATCAAGCTTCTAGAACACATTCATAGAGTTTACAGTGCATTTTATTATACATCTTAGatttatacatttcatatatgCTTTTAAAGCTTCAATTAACAATTcgatacaaaataaaaaatatatatgcagcaGTGGTTCTCAGGCACGGAATTTAGGAGGAGACTGGAGCACTTTTTTTCCCTAGCATATAGTGAATATTATGACCCAAAATAGTGGAATGTTTCCGTCTGACCTAGCTGCCTTTTTGATTGAATTTTATTACAGTGAACAGCTTTAGTAGGTATGATATTGCTAATTGGAAACAATGAGACTAAAGTTTATAACCTGTATTTTAAGTCTGTAAGACCTAAATGATTACTTTTCTCCTAATAGAGCTCCAAGATCATccaatgaaaataatattgtcCATAAAATATCTGGAGCATCAGCCTAAGAACCACTGCCCATGGTTATTCAATGTCTTCAGGCCTCACAGGATGAGGTAATGGTATGATGGATTTCTTCTCAGTGTCTCTGGAAAGTGCTTTCCTCATATCTGTTAGGAAGCAAAATTTAATGTAAGTACCCAAATACCAAAATATCTTATGTGGAAGTGTATATGTAAAGTTCCCATAAGAGGTTTTTTCCCAACCCCTCCCATTTACTAGGTCCTCAGAAAATGTGTTTAAGTGAGACTCCTAGACACAAGTACTGAGCTCTGTGTACCAGTGTTCTTTTGACAAAATCTTAGTAAAATTAACATGCGTGTATATAACATAATTAAACAACTGACAATTAACCACTGGTTAATGTAAGTTAACCAGTGGTGGGTTCATGAAGGCAGGTTAAAGGAGATTTAATTACAgctcaaatttaaaaacttaagtcCAACAAATACAGTTCTTTTCAACTTATTAAAATGACTAGTGTATAGAATGAATGTAAATGTTTTGGCTTTTTGGGGGGGATACTGCCACAGAAGGGAGCTCACCATAGGCATCCTCATCGGGCTCCCCGTTGCTGGCTGAGTAGTACTCTATGACCGTCCTGTACACGCTGTAGCCCAGTTGCTTATACATGTTGACTGCAACTTGGTTAGACACTCTAACAAAGAGATCGACGAAAAATCCACCCTttctttaaatcagaaaaaaaaaaggggtaaatgttaaaatgtgGGGAAATCTAGAAAATACTTATAAGTTTTAAAACAACACTTGTTTTTAGTTGGCTTTGACTAATatttaaagaatggaaataataggACTTTGCAGCTGATTACCTTGTATCCATTTTTAGTCCTGAGGATTTATGACAATTATTTTGAGGTACAAAGAGATATTTTCTGTTAGCATACTAACATTTAAAAacctgttattttctttaaaagataaacttctagaacattttttaaaaccataattcTGTCTTTAATTACTGTATATTTTACATAACAGTAAATGACGTGCTCATTATCAACTAGTAATACAATTATTTTCACCCATATGTGCAAACTAAAGATTTGAGCAATAAGCAGCACCCTGCCATGGCCCACACGTAACAACCGGACATGAACTGCCTGACAATGGCATCCCTAAAGCCATCAGGTCTTTCTGGGCAGTGACAGCCATCCCCCTTACCCAGATGTCTCCAAGTTCCAACCCACTCTCATTAGCTCCTTGGGTTTTGCCGTAGATTCACCACCTAGTACAATGTTTCTTATTGatgaattttacataaatattattgTACTTTGCATATCCTTTGGTGATTTGCCCCTCTCAGTAAAGTGCAAGTCAGCCTGGTATAGctggattttgttcattttccctttttagcACTCCCTTGTATGGGTGAATACACTACAAATTGTCCATAGTCCCACAGATAAACATTTCGGGTTATGATTATAAACTGTGCTGCTACGAATATTTTTATTGTAGGTCTCATAGGTACAGTATCTAAGGTCTACAACTAAGAGTGTGATCACTGGCTCATAGGGGCATCTTCACCTTTTTTAGGTAGTACCCACTTCCCAGCAGAGGGTGAGACTCCATTCCCATAGTGACAAGGCTtggtgcatttttatttttgaaaatgtcctAAGTATCTCAGGGTAATTTTAGTTGGCATTTCTCATTACTAATGGGGCTAAATACATTTTTGTAGGTCATttagatttcatatttttcagtCCTTATTGgtctttcacaatttttttccccccagctgtGGTCTTCTATGTATTCTGGGTAGTTGACATTGTGTAAAGGATTGTTGCCAATCTtttcccagtttgtggcttgAGTTGTTATTATCCTCATGTAACTTTTGATGAACAGAGTTACTTCACTTCAGTGAAATTGCATATGAGCCTCTCCTTTACAATCGGGCTTTTTATGGCTTATTTAAGAAGCTCTTTTCTACCCTGAGGTCATGGATATGCTCTCCTATATTACTTAAAAGGGCTTTTGAGTTTCGTTTTTCCACAGTAGGTTTTTAATAAATCTGGAAAATGTTTTTTCCCATGTGGTTATCCATTCGTGCCACCGTCCTTACTGCAGACTGTATCCCTCCACTGCTGCTCTGCAGTTGCTTCCTCTGAGTTATGTCAGGATTCACGTGTCCCTGCATCTGTTCCTCAGCTCTGTTCCTCTGGTCTAGACAAGTACTCCAGCACTGACACAGAGCTCACTCATTACAGCTTGATATTTGGAGGGGCAAACCTTCCTACCTTGTTGTTAAAATGATCTTGTCTCCTTCCATTCCCCTGTAAGCTTCAGAGTCAATTGAACAAGTCTCACAAACACTGGAGATGTGGGTTGCAGTTACAGTTTGGCTCCATGGATCAAACACCAGTTTagccctccctgcctctgacATAGTTCTCTCTCCACTGAGAGAGgtcatcttttctgtttctcaagaAAGTGTTAGAAACTTCAGAGAAGTCTTGCATAGCTCTTGTTAGATTTTTCTCAAAGGGCTTAATTTATTCTGATGCCACTGTAACTGgcatcttttcttaaattttactttttgtgtagaaatgaaattgatttttatacTGATTGTCCAACAACTCTGCTTAGCTTTTATTCTAAACATTTGTTTGTAGcttcttgtggttttgtttgtacAGTCTTGTGTGTACAAAATAAGAGCTTTGTTTCTTCTTGCTGTACATTTTTCTTGCTGTACTATGATGTCTAGGATTTCCAGTAAATTACTGAAGATGGGCTGACTGTAGGCATTCTTCCTTGTTTCAGCCCTTTCTTCAAAGGGAAAGCATTCACTGCATCACTGCTAATATTTACTACAGATTTttggtaaatattctttttttagattaaggaagttctcccCTTATATTTCCTACATTGTTAACCGTTTTTAATCAATAGGATTTTATCAAAGCATTTTCTGTACTTACTAACAATTGTTCTCCCTTAATTTATTAATAGGCTGGAATACATTTACAGGTTTTCTCATGTTAAAACAACCTTCCTTCCCCTGATATATCATCCTTTTTATTAACTGCTGAGTCCCATTTTGCTAagatttttctgggatttttgcatctataaagactgacatattttctttaaatttccattCCTCATATTTCTTGTTGGGCTTTCTTATGTATTACTCTAGCCTTAAAAAAACAGTTGAAAACTGTTTTAGTTTGTGTAAAAGTGAACTTACAATCTTTACACTTCTTAAAATAGTTGGTAAAATTTTGCCAGAGAAGTCGTAGCTTTCTGGAAAGATTTTTAGCTACTGATGGTGATCTGTTGAGGGAGTCCTGCCTGCAACCTATTTTTGTACTGCTCTCCCATTAAggacagtttttaaaactttgaaggGGTGTTTAATATACACAGACATAAGCACTAGATTAGCTGGCCTGTAAAGCCTCAGTATCTGGCCTAGGAAAAGTAATCACCCCTATTCTGTGCCCTTAATCAATTTTTCTAATTGTTCTATCAGTTAGAAAAAGGATGTTCAAATCTCTCATtatgataaaatttatttctccttgtaCTTTTatcaatttttgcatttttactttGAATTTGTCACTGTGTACATAAAACTTGTAATTATTACATCTTCCCAATGCATTAAATCTTTTCACATATAAGCAGTGACCCTTTTTTTTACTCTGAAAAATTACTGAATTATTATGTGACTCTTGTTAATAAGTATACCAACTGTCTTTTGGTTAGAATTTGCatgataatttcaaaatttctttcaatCTTTAATCTTTACATATATTTCCTATAAATACAGTTCTGACAGTCTTTTACTGTTGTAAGAACAATTTAATGTGaggtttttcccttttaataaattttaaatgtatgttattCTTTTACTATAGGTAAATTGTAAAGCAGACTATAGGGGTTATTCATTCTAACTGAACTTTATGCCTGCTGATTAGT
The window above is part of the Lutra lutra chromosome 9, mLutLut1.2, whole genome shotgun sequence genome. Proteins encoded here:
- the NAA20 gene encoding N-alpha-acetyltransferase 20 isoform X3 — protein: MITLMLMRYLAHWPEYFIVAEAPGGELMGYIMGKAEGSVAREEWHGHVTALSVAPEFRRLGLAAKLMELLEEISERKGGFFVDLFVRVSNQVAVNMYKQLGYSVYRTVIEYYSASNGEPDEDAYDMRKALSRDTEKKSIIPLPHPVRPEDIE